The DNA segment acttttacttacattacattttatctgccacaaatttacCCAAGTCTGTctgtccaagtccatctgtaaCAAATTAGTTGATTTTGCATCATCTGCCTTTCCTAGTTTGgcttaaccagcttgtttttgatattcctatccagatcatttattaAAAACGATTAAAAATGGCAGCAGCCCCAGCGCTGACCTTAATaataatccttgtgtactgtttagaacagtggctaatctaGCAAATGAGAATTCAGAACTAGgcctacagtgcaaaataccaacagacattagtaATACAggctttatgaacttctttaatgagaaaaataaaaaatataagactCCAGATCACAGAATCACAGTGCAAACCTAATACTAGCATGACAAaccatatttcattatattttttttaatttgctgctgGTCAAATAAAAATGGACCACGGGCCGTGCAGTAGTTTGGACACTCCTGAAAATGAAGCTTCTACTGTTtattaagtttaaatttgaacTTCAGTGGTATTAAAATTCATTAATTATGCTGATAAACATCAAGGCAATGAAGAAAACTCAACTGTGTAAAAATAAACCAATTTGATGTAACATTAATATCTCTGGTTTCTCATGGACGATATCGTCTTGCGATTTACGTTTTGAGCATCAATAATAGAGCCTTTTACTAAATCCCGCTGTTTCAGAGGCGGGCAGTTACCGTAAGTTAGTCCACAATGGTGATCAGCTCTCTGGACTCCGCGCACGGCGTGCTATATGGAGTGTGCGCTACGATATAtttgctaaacatttttttaattgtcgtACTTTTATTTTGGGCATGGATTACGGCGATTCATGGTCACATTATTTATTAAGTCGTTTGTCTGAGTAATATTATGATGATCGTAACGTACTGTCAGGTTTAACATCCATCATTGCAGTAGCTGATAAAGAAGCCACAGTCtgattcagtgacctgagacactCTGAGGCCTGTAAGATGACACTCCTGTCGTCGACATTTTCTTTACACTCCACCCGCTCTCCAGACCTATTAGGGAAGAATCAGGCCCCCAATGATTTTTGTTCATATAGAATCCATTGTAAGAGTgaatcaaaattaaacaaatccaGCGCCTTGCCTTTTGTAAGCCCATAGTATGACACGATAATTAGGGAGGTTAAAGTGCGTTATAACTTGATAGGCATTGTTAGGCTTTGAGTAAATAAACGACGTATACTGTAGTACTATTATGAAATAATGTACTGCAGCAATAGCACTAAACACATAGTACGCATAGCACTGAATCACGGAGTGAACAGTCAAATTCACACAGATTTCATGGATTATTCGATTCCTATTAGGGAAATTGtctattaataaaattattaatggtGAATTGTATACGTAGCAGCAGGGACAGTGGACAAAATATACCTTCTGATGTTTTGTACTATGCTGccttaaataaaagtaatgtttggTACATAGTGTTGTGCTTTATTATggtaaaatgcattcatttttacatACTTCACTCATTCTGCAGTGGTGTTCTGTTCTGGGTCCAGATCTGATTGTCTTCGATAGGTGACAAGTTTCTGAAATGTGCAATGCACAGGCTTCAAAGCAAACTAGTCCGTCTGAAAATGTAGCTAAACGGGAATGAAATTAACATTAGGGCCATGAAATGTGGGAGTTAACATAGCAGGGCACAAGGGACACGTCTCCAGATGGCGACAGCAACGTACGGGCTTCGTAGTGTCTCAGATGCGCACATCTGCTCGACTCTAAAGGCTGTCCTGGCTACAGCTGAATGACAACGCGAGACTACAGCAGTATTACTAATGAGAATGTGTGTCCGGAACTGTGGAAGTGAGTGAGGCGTGCTAGTTGTACGGAGTGTATTTCGTGTTGCCTCTCTAATTGGGTGTGGTGACGGCAAgggagaagtgtttttttttcggTATGTCTTAATGGTGTATACGAACGGAGATGCCGGGCCTTTCAGAAAAGGAGAAGGCGGGCTGTGCAGAGATTCTCCAGTCGATGGAAGTGACCGATCTACTGGCTCTGAAAGATACTGTTACAAGCCGCATGGTGGAAGTGGAGAACGTGCAAGGTAAGGTGGTGAAGTAACGGCATTCGGAGAGCCAGGTAGACGAAGTAGACGTCATAGGTGGAGGCTTGGGTACGATTAGGGGTGGATATGTTCGGGGCTCCTTTGTAATCCGTGACAATGTTATTGTTATCCTGTATTTGACAACCAAGTAGGTTGAAATGTGACTTTTGTCTAGTTTTGAATTACTGTgaacatgtaaaaatgtaaacGTATCACCAGTGGAGTAACTGGAATCTGATTGCAGATCTACTTTTAGGAGTGCCGTATATTTATCATAAATTTTACACGTTACTTCATTCTGCCCTGCAGAAGCAATACAAGCTATTCTGAGTTACAGCAGTAATGCCGAAGAGCTACTGAAACGCAAGAAGGTGCACAGGGACCTCATCTTCATGTACCTAGCAAGGCAGGGCTGTGTTGTGCCACCCAGCTCTGAGAAGCACCAGCTCATCTCGAGGACTTTGCAGCACTGGGCCTCACACAGGGTCGTCATACAGGTATTTTGTACTTCTGATCGGACGAACTTTAGCACTGCTTGTGTTGACGTACAAAACTTAATGGGAACTGAAACGGTATTGTCCGATGTCCGCCTGGCATTACAACATTCGGGTGCGTTCGGAGCCTtggttaactgatatgaaagatAGGgcatttcacatatttttattgctttatcaAAGAGTTATCACGTTTTTGTGTATTGAATACTTTTGTAACAATGAATCATATTAAAACGTATAAGGGCACATATAAGAGCTGTGAAAATGACATCGATATCAGCCAGCTTATAGCATATGATTAATAAAGTGAAATTaccaaaaataattataaaagaaaatgaaaaatgcaagcacAAAATCCactcaatgaaagaaaaaaaaagcacctgaagtattttttccatttaatattAGTTAATTAGCTGTAATTTATTAAAGCCATGTAAATACCTAAGAATCTCAAAAGAAAGTGCTCTTTTTTATAACAGGAATACCTAAGGTgacactttaaacattttaattttggtcCCCGAAAACAAAGAAGGAAAGGCAGCTGTTCATACCATAAACTCAACTCTTTGTCAAACCTTACACTGGTAAGCATTTGTTTTAGCACATCACCCTTTGTGCACCATGGAAACCGTTAAACACAGTACAGTCCttgctacagtcatatgaaaaagtttgggaagccctcttaattctttggatttttgtttttcattggctgagctttcaaagtagcaacttccttttaatttatgacatgtcttacggaaacagtagtatttcagcagtgacattaagtttattggattaacagaaaatatgcaataagcatcataacaaaattagacaggtgcataaatgtgggcaccccaacagagatattacatcaatacttagttcagcctccttttgcaaatataacagcctctagaagcTTCcgatagcctttgatgagtgtctggattctgtatttttgaccattcttccatacaaaatctctccagctcagttaaatttgatggctggtGAGCAtcaacagcctgcttcaaatcatcccatagattttcgatgatattcaagtcaggggactgtgacggccattccagaacattgtacttctccctctgcatgaatgcctttgtagatttcgaaatgtgttttgggtcattgtcttgttggaatatccaacccctgcgtaacttcaactttgtgactgatgcttgaacattatcctaaagaatttgttgatattgggttgaattcatctgaccctcgactttaacaagggccccagtctctgaactagccacacagccccacagcatgatggaacctccactaaatttgacagtaggtagcaggtgtttttcttggaatgcagtgttcttcttccgtcatgcaacacgctttttgttatgaccaaataacttaatttttgtctcatcagtccaaagcactttgttccaaaatgattctgccttgtctaaatgagcatttgcatacaacaagcaaccctgtttgtggcatgagtgcagaaaggtcttctttctcatcactctgccatacagatgttctttgtgcaaattgcactgaattgtagaatgacgtaaagatgcaccatctgcagcagggtgttcttgcaggtctttggaggtgatctgtgggttgtctgtagccattctcacaatcctgcggatatgccgcttctgtatttttcttggcctgccagacctgggtttaacagcaactgtgcctgtggccttccatttcctgattacattacagttgaaactgacagtttaaacctctgagatagctttttgcagCATTGCACCTaagccatgatactgaacaatctttgttttcagatcttttgagagttgctttgaggatcccatgctgtcactcttcagtggagagtcaaagggaagcacaacttgcaattgaccaccttaaataccttttttcatgattggacacacctgtctatgaagttcaaggcttaaagagctaatccaaccaatttggtgttgcaagtaatcagtactgagcagttacatgcattcaaatcagcaaaattacaagggtacccacatttttgcacagccagtttttcacatttgatttaatttcatacaactaaatactgcttcaataaaaatctttgttcggaaaacaccccagtactcagatgttcctaggaaatgaaagacataccactgttctcttttttgttgaaagtaaattattatgcaggctgagaggggttcccaaactttttcatatgactgtataagccCCACAGCTCTGACCTTCTGCCTGTACATGCACTGCAGTTCCCTTTTGTAACTCATGCTATCTTTATGTCACTTATAGGAGCTGAATCTTAATGTgtgattaattagttcaaaccactattagctgcaggttgataatgtCTGTTCTCTACAATAATATTCTTCAGATAATGCAGCCGTGTGGTGGTTTATAGTGTAACATAAACACCGTTCACTCTATGCCTTTTGAACAGTGCTAACATGATTTCTCTTTCAATCATTTCCAGATAGACAACTTATTTTGTAAGTGTGTTTTTCTATGCACGCGACTCCCCATAAGATTTGTCTGTCTTCCACTGGTAATCCAAGAGGCTGTCAAAtgggtaaaagaggaaaatataccaaATTTTACAAGATGAAGTAACTGCTGTCAGAGCAGAATTGAAAGAGTAAACTAATTCATAGCTGAAGTGGCACagaacatttctttgttttataataaacaagtttgcaaattcttcagttctccatccatccatccattttccaacacgctgaatccaaacacagggtcatgggggtctgctggagccaatcccagccaacacagggcacgaaccaatcccgggcagggtgccaacccaccgcaggacacacacaaacacaccaagcacacactagggccaatttagaatcggcaatccacctaacctgcatgtctttggactgtgggaggaaaccggagcacccagaggaaacccacgcagacacggggagaacatgcaaactccacgcagggaggacccgggaagcgaacccaggtccccaggtctcccaactgcgatgcagcagcactacccactgcgccaccgtgccgcctcttcagttcttttcactgaaagattttacattttcaaagctTTGCACAGGGCAgctgtttgagatatcttgatAAAAATTGAACAGTCTCAAcacatttccttgaagaataagtatgGCACATTTGAGGAAAATTGGTCCAGTGGGGGCCGAGGTGTTTCATCTGGGCGGAAAGACATGACTGTCCTATCTTAATAGGTGTTTTGTGCATTCTACACACCTCAAAATTAGAATATCTTCAGACacaacagtgttcaaaataagttgatttttttaaaaaaattttttatagaCATGATTGATATCATACCAACATTAGGGGTTTGGTGCAAGCTGCTGTTGATgctatttgtatgtttttccttaGGATGTTTCTGTATAATCTGTTTTTCTAATAAACTCTTGGACCATTTAGTTTGAACAGCTTATCACATGTGCATTGAAATCTGCTACTGCTGCCTATGTAATATTGTACAATCAGTTTTGCAATGCACAGTGGTGGACAGCAGTTTTCTACTGAATTTCAGCAAGGCAAACAagttgattgtggactttgggagaacAAAGCAGAGGCACTACCACCCCCTCAGAATTAACAGCACTCAAGTAGAGCGGATGGGTAGTTTTTGATACCTTGGTGTCtacatcacagaggacctgacTTGGTCTAAGCACAGCAACACCTCAGTGAAGAAGTCATGACAACATCTTTACCATCCTGACACCCCAGAGGTTTTATGCTGCCCTCTCTTGAAcacaggaaaggtgctatataaataaaatgtgttatttttattattattaccgaaGAACTTCTACATATCGACCATCAAAAGTATCCTGATGGGAAGAATTACTGCCTGTTTGGAAATCGCATGTCTGTGCAGAGAGTGGGATGGTCAGTTGAACACATTACTAGGTGTGCACTTTCCAACATCCAGGATATCTTAACCACACAATATCAGAATGTTTTGagtaagaaaaaagtgaaagaagatTATTAGTAAGTAGAAAACACCTGGACAGCCAGTTTTCATAGAAAGGTGgtttatgttcctttttttcttgcTTACCCTCAAGGACATTTTGTGAAAGATGATCTTTAAATTCTTGCCATGCATTCTATACAGAAAGGCAAAGGTCGACAGTGTTAGTGAGCTGCTCATTGGCTCTATATTCAGGCTGATATCATGCTTTGTAAGTGCAACAGCGTCCTGCCATCTTTTTGCTTCTCTCTGTGAAATGGCTCCTGCTGTTGGCTTGACTCTGAGCTGAGGTTGTAgatcttcttgtttttttgtggAACAACAGTATGGATGACTTTGTTATACGAAAGGACTGTATGACTTTCAGTTGTTCTAAAAATGACCAGTCTGCTGAAACAACCTGAGCAGATGTCAGTTTACACAGGCAGCTTTCAGTGTTTGTATGCCTGCAGTATGTATTCGCAGTCGACGTGCATGTGATTGGCTTGTGCAAGGTGAAACACTCTCAGCAGATGTCACCTCTGTTCCTTTCTTGGCAGGTGTAGCATGTGCCCACACCACCATTTGCTGTGGGAAGGACCCGAGGTCCAATCAAGTTGCTTGGGGTATCCCCCACCTCCAAATTTTTGCTACAGGAGCACATTTACCATTTTAACCTCTCAattaaaaccaagatcaaggtttAAGGCCCAGTCGTTTGTAAGTTTTTCCTTGACTGATGGACAccccttagcattttataatgTATATAGATACCAGCCAACTCTACAATGgcatcttctctgtgctgtggtctgaGAAATACTATACTAATGGCCGGAAGACCATTTCATAGAGACTGCGGATGAGCTTCTTTCTACAGTCTATCTGCATCCCGCATGAGGACAGTGCCTAATGATACCGTATTGTTTTGTctcttatttatctattataataTTAATGCACACTACTGATGTCTTTAAACATATTGGTTTTGTTGATCGTTATAGTGTTCTGTATTCATTGTTTGTCTTTTTATGTCCTTCTAATACGCAGCCTTGAGGTTTAGTAACTAAGTCATTCACAACATTGTACTGTGTTTAAGTTTATGTGGCAAATAacctttgatttgatttttattttaggaaGCTGAGGGATCAGTTCAGCATGAAtcaagacaatttacaaattcCAACAGCAACCAGGAAATCTCACATAGCATTGATTACCAAAGTTTGGGTGAGCAGTTCTGCCAGTGGTTTTACAAGCTGCTTAATTCCCAAAATCCCCTTCTAGGACAGCCAGCACAAGAGTggggccctcagcacttctgggaTGATGCAAAGCTGAAGTTTTGTTACACCATAGCAGAACAGAAACTGGAGGAGTACGCAGGGGCTGAATTGGTCAGCTTGCGCCTAAAAGCACTTGTAAAGGATGAACAGCTCTTTTTGCACCCGAACCTTGAGCGAACTGGAATGAAATGCGTGTCTTCTCCTCATGGATTGGTAGTGGTGGCTGTAGCAGGAACAATTCACCGGAACAGTGTGTGTCTGGGAATTTTTGAACAAGTGTTTGGCCTTATTCGTGCACCACATGGAAACAATAATTGGAAAGTAAAgtttgtaaatttaaatattcGAGGCCAAGATGTTATCGAAGAGGGGCGTACTTCACGAATGCTTCCTGTTCTTACATTAAATAACCAAGAGCTGCAACGCTTTTATAGTTGAACATTATCGTACGTAAAATTTCACAGTTTATAAAAGTACAGTCAAACATGTTTAGCCAATTATTacagtttacattaaaaaattgCTTTGTACTCTGCTGGTTTGGGGTTAGCGAGTACagactagtttaaaaaaaaaaaaaccactataatataatgcattttcttattttgcagctGTAGCTATGCAAGGGTGAGAGTAAGTCTTTTATAATGTTGCTGTTCAGGTATTCAGTTAAACTTTCAGATACTGCATTGTGAAGTTATGTTCATTCTTTTGGTTTTACACTTTCAATCAAGCCCCAGTCCCAaaattatctttttcttttaatatgtaatttaattttaccaTGCTTCCTCCAGAggtattaatgtttgcttttattgTCAAGTTATGAATTTCAAGTCAAGCTggagttaccaaaaaaaaaaaaaaaaatttgttttttatttttaagtaaggaCTGCCTTCTAgttcagtggttcccaacctgggGTCCTCAAGGATACGTTAACGGTTCCACAACAAAATGGGGAAATACAAAAatcatataattttattatttaaaaagttgtaaataataaagcatttatttaGTTCACCTTGTCtctcttatataaaaaaatcttgggtcgagacgcgattttctcggagacaatttaccgtcccgcaagacaaggaggacagctgctgtacaggcttttaaatgttcgaagcgcagcgcaacatgcagattaCGCAGCACCGCAAAagcagcagtagcagcaagccagctaaTCTAGCATAGAGGAGGtacaaaaactgcatttgtttcccactgtatcaccgtttaagagggggtttcagaggagcgaccgcatcttcttagcgtgcgtttagccccccccccccttcacaacgcgagaggcagagatgcgaagtggctggggCGCACCTGTTGGTgaacgaagcaagcagggggcttaTCCCCCCAGtctcatatatacagtgcatccagaaagtatcaCTTTccgcgcatcactttttccacattttgttatgttacagccttattccaaaatggattaaattcattttttcctcagaattctacacacaacaccccataatgacaacgtgaaaaaagtttacttgaggtttttgcaaatttattaaaaataaaaaaactgagaaatcacatgtacataagtattcacagcctttgctcaatactttgtcgatgcacctttggcagcaattactgcctcaagtcttgttgaatatgatgccacaagcttggcacacctatccttggccagtttcgcccattcctctttgcagcacctctcgaactccatcaagttggatgggaagcgtcggtgcacagccattttaaaatctctccagagatgttcaatcggattcaagtctgggctctggctgggccactcaaggacattcacagagttgtcctgaagccactcctttgatatcttggctttgtgcttagggtcgttgtcctgctgaaagatgaaccgtcgccccagtctgaggtcaagagcactctggagcaggttttcatccaggatgtccctgtacattgctgcagtcatctttccctttatcctgactagtctcccagttcctgctgctgaaaaacatccccacagcatgatgctgccaccaccatgtatcactgtagggatggtgccaggtttcctccaaacatgactcctggcattcataccaaagagttcaatctttgtctcatcagaccagagaattttctttctcatgctctgagagtccttcaggtgccttttggcaaactccaggcgggctgccatgtgccttttactaaggagtggcttccgtctggccactctaccatacaggcctgattggtggattgctgaaaagatggttgtccttctggaaggttctctctccacagaggacctctggagctctgacagagagaccatcgggttcttggtcacgtccctgactaaggcccttctcccccgatggctcagtttagatggccggccagttctaggaagagtccttgtggtttcgaacttcttccacttacggatgatggaggccactgtgctcattgggaccttcaaagcagcagacatttttctgtaaccttctccagatatgtgcctcgagacaatcctgtctcggaggtctacagacaattcctttgacttcatgcttggtttgtgctctgacatgaactgtcaactgtgggaccttatatagacaggtgtgtatctttccaaatcatgtccagtcaactgaatttaccacaggtgaacaccaattaagctgcagaaacatctcaaggatgttcaggggaaacaggatgcacctgagctcaattttgagcttcatggcaaaggctgtgaatacttatgtacatgtgatttctcaatttttttatttttaataaatttgcaaaaacctcaagtaaacttttttcatgttgtcattacgtggtgttgtgtgtagaattctgaggaaaaaaatgaatttaatccattttggaataaggctgtaacataaacaaatgtagaaaaagtgatgcgctgtgaatactttccggatgcactgtgtttctcttctggttcgtcctgcttctgcttcaaaaccggtcccgcccacacgcagccgacacggcatttctaagattcctattcgtcctcctccaaacccttcccccacattcttccagtgcgattcctgcaacaaa comes from the Erpetoichthys calabaricus chromosome 4, fErpCal1.3, whole genome shotgun sequence genome and includes:
- the c4h3orf38 gene encoding uncharacterized protein C3orf38 homolog, with the protein product MPGLSEKEKAGCAEILQSMEVTDLLALKDTVTSRMVEVENVQEAIQAILSYSSNAEELLKRKKVHRDLIFMYLARQGCVVPPSSEKHQLISRTLQHWASHRVVIQEAEGSVQHESRQFTNSNSNQEISHSIDYQSLGEQFCQWFYKLLNSQNPLLGQPAQEWGPQHFWDDAKLKFCYTIAEQKLEEYAGAELVSLRLKALVKDEQLFLHPNLERTGMKCVSSPHGLVVVAVAGTIHRNSVCLGIFEQVFGLIRAPHGNNNWKVKFVNLNIRGQDVIEEGRTSRMLPVLTLNNQELQRFYS